A window of the Bacillota bacterium genome harbors these coding sequences:
- a CDS encoding sugar ABC transporter substrate-binding protein has translation MRVRRFFVGILALALSLGVAVAPCAAAKTKVRVSTWWSFETGSPLDALKAAFEAANPDIEIEYLQIPSSEYYTKVLTMIAGGTPPDVAMLGMDKLGSWVPRGALQELTSYIKEAGYDLNQLFPAVRRAIEFRGGIYALPRDVTTSVVAYNKTLFDQAGVAYPKAGWTRQDFLNTAKALTKVEGGRTTVFGYAFDTFPDGFVDWLFTNGASFIDAQANRDALHEPKAAEVLKFLQGMIKEGIAPSPSQAEAFKYASSAFTIQKTAMYVATVGWANTFAKDAKLNWDVAPMPVWAEGMEPACRLWVNFWTLPKGSVHPKEAFKVMAFFAGPVGQKIVGETRMGIPAIRDIAYGPAFLGLPGAPEHRQVFLDVMHNAIPFPLFPESDQYFTVMRRELDQVWAGQRSVEDAVAAIDRETRSLFGK, from the coding sequence ATGCGAGTAAGAAGGTTCTTCGTAGGGATCCTGGCGCTCGCCCTATCGCTCGGCGTCGCCGTAGCGCCGTGCGCCGCGGCCAAGACGAAAGTGCGGGTCTCGACATGGTGGAGCTTTGAGACAGGGAGTCCCCTCGACGCGTTGAAGGCTGCCTTTGAGGCGGCGAATCCCGACATCGAGATCGAGTACCTACAGATTCCTTCCTCAGAGTACTATACGAAAGTCTTGACGATGATCGCAGGCGGCACTCCGCCCGACGTCGCCATGCTGGGCATGGATAAGCTCGGCTCATGGGTCCCCCGCGGTGCGCTTCAGGAACTCACTTCATACATCAAGGAGGCCGGGTACGACCTGAATCAGCTCTTTCCCGCGGTACGTAGGGCCATTGAGTTCCGCGGCGGCATCTATGCCCTTCCGAGGGACGTGACCACGAGCGTCGTTGCGTACAACAAGACCCTCTTTGACCAGGCCGGCGTGGCCTATCCGAAGGCGGGTTGGACGCGCCAAGACTTCCTGAACACGGCCAAGGCCTTGACGAAAGTGGAAGGCGGTCGCACAACGGTGTTCGGCTACGCCTTCGATACTTTCCCCGACGGATTCGTGGACTGGCTCTTCACGAACGGAGCGAGCTTCATCGACGCCCAGGCCAACCGCGACGCGCTGCACGAGCCGAAGGCGGCGGAGGTCCTGAAGTTCCTGCAGGGCATGATCAAAGAGGGCATCGCTCCCTCGCCGAGCCAGGCGGAGGCCTTCAAGTACGCCTCCAGCGCGTTCACGATTCAGAAGACTGCTATGTACGTCGCCACGGTAGGATGGGCGAACACTTTCGCCAAGGACGCCAAGCTCAACTGGGACGTGGCGCCCATGCCAGTCTGGGCTGAAGGAATGGAGCCTGCTTGCAGACTCTGGGTCAATTTCTGGACGCTCCCGAAAGGATCCGTTCATCCGAAGGAAGCTTTCAAGGTGATGGCGTTCTTCGCGGGACCAGTTGGCCAGAAGATCGTGGGCGAAACCCGCATGGGCATCCCCGCCATTCGCGATATCGCGTACGGCCCGGCCTTCCTGGGGCTCCCGGGAGCGCCTGAACACCGCCAGGTCTTCCTGGATGTAATGCACAACGCTATCCCGTTCCCGCTCTTCCCGGAGAGCGACCAGTACTTCACCGTCATGAGGCGAGAGCTCGACCAGGTGTGGGCGGGTCAGAGATCGGTGGAAGACGCTGTTGCGGCAATCGATCGGGAGACTCGTTCGCTGTTCGGCAAGTAG
- a CDS encoding glycyl-radical enzyme activating protein, with protein MRQGLVFDIRRYSVHDGPGIRTAVFFKGCPARCEWCHNPESQDPSPEIMFWERRCAGCGACAEACPVGAIEMVGGCPETSRRKCSACGMCVRACRFDARTVVGRLVSVDEVMRELERDRIFYDESGGGATFSGGEPLAQPEFLEDLLVACRAADIHTAVDTSGVGGRGLVERLAPLVGVWLYDIKVLDPEIHLRKVGLPNEDVLGNLRALTAKGASVILRVPVIPGVNDDQESLRRFAELISSLEGRRPERLDLLPYHKIGVDKYKRLGRAYSLEALEGPDAGRMDRIADFFRVLGLEVKIGG; from the coding sequence GTGCGACAAGGTCTGGTCTTCGACATCCGACGATACTCGGTCCACGACGGACCGGGAATACGCACCGCAGTGTTCTTCAAAGGGTGCCCCGCGCGATGCGAATGGTGCCACAATCCGGAGAGCCAGGATCCGAGCCCAGAGATCATGTTCTGGGAGCGTAGGTGCGCCGGGTGCGGGGCGTGCGCCGAGGCGTGCCCGGTGGGCGCGATAGAGATGGTGGGCGGGTGTCCCGAGACGTCGCGCCGCAAGTGCTCGGCGTGCGGCATGTGCGTCCGCGCGTGCCGCTTCGACGCCCGGACCGTGGTCGGGCGGCTGGTGAGCGTGGACGAAGTCATGCGGGAGCTCGAGCGCGACAGGATCTTCTACGACGAATCGGGAGGAGGCGCGACATTTAGCGGGGGCGAGCCGCTCGCGCAGCCAGAGTTCCTCGAGGATCTCCTCGTGGCCTGCCGTGCGGCAGACATCCACACCGCGGTGGACACGAGCGGAGTCGGCGGCCGGGGACTCGTGGAGAGACTGGCGCCGTTGGTGGGAGTGTGGTTGTACGACATCAAGGTCCTAGACCCCGAGATCCACCTTCGCAAGGTCGGCCTCCCCAACGAGGATGTCTTGGGGAACCTGCGCGCCCTGACCGCGAAGGGGGCGAGTGTGATCCTGCGCGTGCCGGTGATCCCCGGGGTCAACGACGACCAAGAAAGCCTCCGCCGGTTCGCGGAGTTAATCTCGTCACTAGAGGGCAGGCGCCCGGAGCGCCTCGACCTGCTCCCGTATCACAAGATTGGAGTGGACAAGTACAAGCGCCTCGGCAGGGCGTACAGCCTCGAAGCGTTGGAGGGCCCGGATGCCGGGCGCATGGACCGCATCGCCGATTTCTTCAGAGTGCTCGGGCTTGAGGTGAAGATAGGAGGGTGA
- a CDS encoding carbohydrate ABC transporter permease translates to MTREIRTAGVVVTSAARRAAKERLGNAAVFVLLSIISVATVLPFLWTISSALKGPGQVFDYPPRWIPSPAHWENFATAWNRVPFGRFLLNSTFVACSVVFLRLLTSSLAAYAFARMRFPGRDAMFLLYLGTLMIPGQVTIIPRFILVRYLHWLDTYTAMILPGAFSAFGTFLLRQFFLTLPYELEDAARIDGCSRLGVYWHIILPLSRPALVALGIFTFEGEWNAFLWPLIVANNPMKMPVQVGLAFFRGMYSTEWEIMLAGTLIALVPTLVVFAAGQRYFTKGIALSGLGGR, encoded by the coding sequence ATGACTAGGGAGATCCGTACTGCCGGAGTCGTTGTGACGTCCGCCGCCCGTAGAGCCGCCAAGGAGCGCCTGGGGAACGCGGCAGTCTTCGTTCTATTGAGCATAATATCCGTTGCCACTGTCTTGCCGTTCCTGTGGACGATCTCCTCTGCGCTGAAAGGACCTGGACAGGTATTCGACTACCCGCCAAGATGGATTCCCAGCCCGGCGCACTGGGAGAACTTCGCCACGGCCTGGAACCGCGTGCCCTTCGGCCGCTTCCTCCTGAACTCGACGTTTGTAGCGTGTTCCGTTGTGTTCTTGCGTCTCTTGACTTCGTCGCTCGCTGCCTACGCCTTTGCCCGAATGCGCTTTCCGGGACGCGACGCTATGTTCCTCCTCTATCTCGGCACGCTGATGATTCCGGGGCAGGTGACCATCATCCCTAGGTTCATCCTAGTGCGTTACCTTCACTGGCTTGATACGTATACCGCTATGATCTTGCCTGGGGCTTTCTCCGCTTTCGGGACTTTCTTGCTGCGCCAGTTCTTCCTTACGCTTCCGTACGAACTCGAGGACGCTGCGAGAATCGACGGGTGCAGCCGCCTCGGGGTGTATTGGCACATCATACTGCCCTTATCCCGACCTGCCCTCGTGGCGCTCGGGATATTCACGTTCGAGGGTGAATGGAACGCGTTCCTGTGGCCGTTGATCGTGGCGAACAACCCAATGAAGATGCCAGTCCAGGTGGGTCTTGCGTTCTTTCGGGGGATGTACTCGACCGAATGGGAGATCATGCTGGCGGGCACTCTCATCGCTCTCGTCCCCACGCTCGTCGTGTTTGCTGCGGGTCAGAGGTACTTCACGAAAGGAATCGCTCTTTCCGGGTTGGGAGGCCGCTAG
- a CDS encoding sugar isomerase domain-containing protein: protein MLRDKYFSAMRTVLRRIEETQGRAIDAAASLIVESVVSGGTWNLYDTGHMLMTEAVGRAGGLMMVTPIRVEVKVEHESRPRAIPPNPNRLFLDQIRDLPEFILTRAELQAGDVLMIGSVSGVNVLPVGLAIKAREMGVKTIGITSVAASALMTSQHESGRRLYEVVDLVLDQCVPYGDALVEVSALDGQHICPASGIAAAYLMWALQATVIELLVERGLRPSVYLSNHLPGAGEFNAAMRLRYRSQGF, encoded by the coding sequence ATGCTACGGGATAAGTACTTCTCGGCCATGAGGACGGTCTTGAGGAGGATAGAGGAAACACAGGGCAGGGCAATAGACGCGGCCGCTTCTCTGATCGTGGAATCTGTAGTGAGCGGGGGTACGTGGAACCTCTACGACACGGGGCACATGCTGATGACGGAGGCGGTGGGCCGCGCGGGTGGACTCATGATGGTGACCCCGATCCGCGTCGAAGTGAAAGTGGAGCACGAATCCAGGCCTCGCGCCATCCCACCCAACCCGAACCGACTCTTTCTCGACCAGATCCGGGACCTCCCGGAATTCATCCTTACCAGAGCGGAGCTGCAAGCGGGGGATGTGTTGATGATTGGCTCCGTGTCGGGCGTGAACGTGTTGCCGGTCGGGCTGGCCATCAAAGCGCGAGAGATGGGGGTCAAGACCATCGGCATCACCTCCGTGGCCGCGTCCGCCCTAATGACCTCGCAGCATGAGAGCGGACGCCGCCTGTACGAGGTCGTGGATCTGGTTCTGGACCAGTGCGTTCCGTACGGAGACGCGCTGGTGGAGGTGAGCGCCCTCGACGGCCAGCACATCTGCCCCGCGTCGGGAATCGCGGCCGCCTACTTGATGTGGGCGCTCCAAGCGACAGTGATCGAGCTTCTGGTAGAACGGGGCTTGCGCCCGAGCGTGTATCTGAGCAATCACCTTCCTGGGGCGGGTGAATTCAACGCAGCTATGCGGCTACGGTATCGCAGCCAAGGGTTCTAG
- a CDS encoding GntR family transcriptional regulator: MRADAKLPHYLRIKADLQNRILSGDLAPGDRLPSEAELSREFGVSMSTIKRAIAALVSDHLLDRTPGRGTFVTRPQSAGTEVPLRSFHEEMRARGLTPGSKVLTKEIIQADGELAWQLDLPEGSDVYFVRSLKTAESVPVALEEAYVPCASCPGLFDHDLEVYPIERLLEDRYRLAILKALEYVHARPATPEESALLDARDEQLILIVADRTVEGIGRQRVEYSRTLYRADRYILRFHLRRFAGASEERGELA, encoded by the coding sequence TTGAGAGCGGACGCAAAGTTGCCACACTACTTGAGGATCAAAGCAGATCTCCAGAATCGCATCCTTTCAGGGGATCTTGCACCGGGAGATCGCCTTCCATCCGAGGCTGAGCTGAGTCGGGAATTCGGAGTCAGCATGTCGACGATCAAGAGGGCGATAGCGGCGTTGGTCTCGGATCATCTTCTCGACCGAACCCCTGGGCGCGGCACCTTCGTTACGAGGCCTCAAAGCGCCGGCACCGAGGTGCCCTTGCGCAGCTTCCACGAAGAGATGAGAGCTCGCGGTCTCACGCCGGGGTCCAAGGTGCTGACGAAGGAGATCATCCAGGCCGACGGAGAGCTCGCATGGCAACTGGACTTGCCGGAAGGCAGCGACGTCTACTTCGTCCGAAGCCTGAAGACGGCCGAATCCGTGCCTGTGGCGCTCGAAGAAGCGTATGTCCCGTGTGCGTCTTGTCCCGGATTGTTCGATCACGATCTCGAGGTCTACCCGATCGAACGGCTTCTCGAGGACCGCTATCGTCTTGCGATCTTGAAAGCCTTGGAGTACGTCCATGCGCGCCCGGCGACGCCGGAAGAAAGCGCTCTTCTCGACGCTCGAGACGAGCAGTTGATCCTCATCGTGGCCGACCGGACGGTCGAGGGTATTGGGCGACAGAGGGTCGAGTACTCCAGAACGCTCTACCGTGCCGACCGGTACATATTGCGGTTTCACCTGCGACGATTTGCGGGAGCTTCTGAGGAAAGAGGCGAGCTTGCTTGA
- a CDS encoding sugar ABC transporter permease: protein MRGGQQRRRLLRQREQFEAWLFLAPNLAGFFVFTVFAVVFSLWISLHEWDLFNPPTFVGVANFAKLLTRDANLRRALWNTVCFALGIVPLGTAVALALALLVNRAVKGVTLFRTALYIPSVSSTIAIGIVWVWLLDPQFGLVNWFLRTIGVAHPPDWLSSTLWAKPALILMDVWKSAGYYMVIFLAGLQGIPEQLYEAALIDGATPWRKFWSITLPLLSPTIFFVVVMRIIGVFNMFELPYIMTLGGPAGSTETMVFYIYKNAFEWFQMGYAAAIAWLLFLIIFAVTYVQFRYQRRWVTYD from the coding sequence GTGCGTGGAGGGCAACAGAGGCGGCGTCTCTTGCGACAGCGCGAGCAGTTCGAGGCGTGGCTCTTTCTTGCCCCGAACCTAGCGGGGTTCTTCGTCTTCACAGTGTTCGCCGTGGTGTTTTCCCTGTGGATCAGCCTTCACGAATGGGATCTCTTCAACCCTCCAACGTTCGTAGGCGTTGCCAACTTCGCGAAGCTGCTCACTAGGGACGCGAACCTGAGGCGCGCTCTATGGAACACAGTCTGCTTCGCATTGGGCATCGTGCCGTTGGGCACTGCGGTGGCTCTCGCACTGGCCCTCCTGGTCAATAGGGCTGTAAAGGGAGTCACGTTGTTCCGCACCGCGCTTTACATCCCCTCAGTGAGCTCGACCATTGCCATCGGCATAGTCTGGGTCTGGCTTCTCGATCCCCAGTTCGGGCTCGTCAACTGGTTTCTCAGGACCATCGGCGTGGCCCACCCTCCGGACTGGCTCAGCTCCACGTTGTGGGCCAAGCCAGCGTTGATTCTGATGGACGTTTGGAAGTCGGCAGGCTACTATATGGTGATCTTCCTCGCCGGTCTTCAAGGCATCCCGGAACAGCTTTACGAGGCCGCGCTGATCGATGGCGCCACCCCATGGAGGAAGTTCTGGAGCATCACGCTCCCCCTTCTATCTCCCACGATCTTTTTCGTCGTGGTCATGCGCATCATAGGCGTGTTCAACATGTTCGAGCTGCCGTACATAATGACGTTGGGCGGGCCTGCCGGGTCGACGGAGACAATGGTGTTCTACATCTACAAGAATGCGTTCGAGTGGTTCCAAATGGGGTACGCCGCCGCAATAGCCTGGCTGCTCTTCCTCATCATATTCGCTGTCACCTACGTGCAGTTTCGCTATCAAAGAAGGTGGGTAACGTATGACTAG
- a CDS encoding glycyl radical protein yields the protein MTERVCRLRQQSLEATPYISTERAELVTEFYERDRTVSAPIRRALAFRHLLERKAIRINDGELIVGERGPEPKATPTYPELCCHSLEDLEVLHAREKIPFASSPETRRVYEERIIPFWKGRSMRDLIFAEMTGEWKAAYEAGIFTEFMEQRAPGHTVADDKIYRKGFKRIREEIAESLASLDWLNDPEAQSKAEELRAMDIAAAAICTYARRHAAAARELALKERDPQRRAELDRIAEICDWVPENPPRDFWEALQAYWFVHLGVITELNTWDSFNPGRLDQHLYPFYKKGLEDGTLTEEQARELLQCFWIKFNNQPAPPKVGVTAAESGTYTDFANINNGGLKPEGSDAVNELTYLILDVIDEMRLLQPSSNIQLSAKNPDRFLKRALRIVRKGWGQPSIFNADMVVQEMLRQGKSVEDARCGGTSGCVETGAFGKESYILTGYLNLPKILELALYNGIDARTGKQLGPRTGDASEFTSFDQVWRAFREQLHYFVEVKIRGNNAVERLYAKYMPAPFLSTLIDDCVARGKDYNDGGARYNTTYIQGVGIGTVTDSLSAIEYHVFDRGSITMDELLGALRSNFEGFERMRAMLMNQTPRYGNDDDFADDIMRKVFLAFFEEVDGRPNTKGGRYGIDMLPTTCHIYFGSVTGATPDGRKAWQPVSEGISPVQGADRRGPTAVIKSAAKMDHVLTGGTLLNMKFTPKLLEGEDGIDNLAHLVRTYFRLGGHHIQFNVVSAQTLRDAQDHPERHRDLIVRVAGYSDYFCDLSRALQDEIIARTEHDSF from the coding sequence ATGACCGAGAGAGTATGCAGGCTCCGTCAACAAAGCCTCGAGGCTACCCCGTACATTTCGACGGAGAGGGCGGAGCTCGTAACGGAGTTCTATGAGAGAGACCGGACCGTTTCCGCGCCAATCCGACGCGCGCTCGCGTTTCGGCACCTCTTGGAGCGAAAGGCCATCCGCATCAACGACGGTGAGCTGATTGTGGGTGAAAGGGGTCCCGAACCCAAGGCGACCCCCACTTACCCCGAGCTGTGCTGTCATTCACTCGAGGATCTCGAGGTGCTCCACGCCCGGGAGAAGATACCTTTCGCGTCGTCCCCAGAGACTAGAAGGGTGTATGAGGAGAGGATCATCCCGTTCTGGAAGGGCAGATCCATGAGGGACCTCATCTTCGCGGAGATGACCGGAGAGTGGAAGGCCGCGTACGAGGCCGGCATTTTCACCGAGTTCATGGAGCAGCGCGCGCCTGGTCACACCGTGGCGGACGACAAGATATACAGGAAAGGGTTCAAGAGGATACGGGAAGAGATCGCGGAAAGCCTTGCCTCGCTCGACTGGCTCAATGACCCGGAGGCCCAATCAAAGGCCGAGGAGCTACGAGCGATGGATATAGCCGCCGCGGCGATATGCACATACGCCAGACGCCACGCCGCGGCCGCGCGCGAACTCGCTTTGAAGGAGCGGGACCCGCAGCGACGAGCGGAGCTCGATCGTATTGCTGAGATCTGCGACTGGGTCCCTGAGAACCCGCCCCGCGACTTCTGGGAGGCGCTGCAAGCGTACTGGTTTGTTCATCTCGGAGTCATCACCGAGCTCAATACGTGGGATTCTTTCAACCCCGGGAGGCTCGACCAGCACCTCTATCCGTTCTACAAGAAGGGCCTCGAGGACGGAACTCTTACTGAAGAGCAGGCACGCGAACTGCTGCAATGTTTTTGGATCAAGTTCAATAACCAGCCCGCGCCTCCGAAGGTTGGGGTGACGGCGGCCGAAAGCGGCACGTACACGGACTTCGCGAACATCAACAACGGCGGTCTCAAGCCCGAGGGCTCGGACGCGGTCAACGAGCTGACATATCTCATACTGGACGTCATCGACGAGATGAGGCTGTTGCAGCCGAGCTCCAATATCCAGTTAAGCGCGAAGAATCCCGATAGGTTCCTGAAGCGGGCGCTCAGGATAGTGAGGAAGGGATGGGGCCAGCCGTCCATCTTCAACGCCGACATGGTCGTTCAAGAGATGCTCCGCCAGGGTAAGTCCGTAGAGGACGCGCGGTGCGGCGGAACGAGCGGGTGCGTGGAGACCGGCGCCTTCGGCAAAGAGAGCTACATCCTGACGGGTTACCTCAACCTCCCGAAGATCCTCGAGCTCGCGCTGTACAACGGGATCGACGCTCGCACGGGGAAACAGCTCGGACCGCGCACGGGAGACGCGTCCGAATTTACATCGTTCGATCAAGTTTGGCGCGCCTTCCGGGAACAACTCCACTACTTCGTGGAGGTGAAGATCCGCGGCAACAATGCCGTAGAGAGGCTCTACGCCAAGTACATGCCTGCGCCGTTCCTGTCCACCCTCATAGACGACTGCGTCGCTCGCGGAAAGGACTACAACGACGGAGGGGCTCGGTACAACACTACATACATCCAGGGCGTGGGAATAGGCACGGTAACCGACAGTCTCTCAGCCATCGAGTATCACGTGTTCGACAGAGGCAGCATAACTATGGACGAGCTCCTTGGCGCCTTGCGCAGCAACTTCGAGGGATTCGAGCGAATGCGGGCGATGTTGATGAACCAGACCCCGCGGTACGGGAACGATGACGACTTTGCCGACGACATCATGCGAAAGGTCTTTCTCGCATTCTTCGAAGAGGTAGATGGTCGTCCGAACACCAAGGGCGGGCGCTACGGGATCGACATGCTCCCCACGACCTGCCACATCTACTTCGGCTCCGTCACGGGAGCAACCCCCGACGGGCGAAAGGCGTGGCAGCCGGTGTCCGAGGGCATATCCCCCGTCCAGGGGGCGGACAGGCGAGGCCCGACCGCAGTGATAAAGTCAGCGGCGAAGATGGACCACGTGCTCACGGGCGGGACGCTCCTGAACATGAAGTTCACGCCCAAGCTGCTCGAGGGGGAGGATGGCATCGACAACCTCGCGCACCTGGTACGGACGTACTTTCGGCTTGGCGGCCATCACATCCAGTTCAACGTGGTGAGCGCCCAGACGCTGCGTGACGCCCAGGACCACCCCGAGCGTCACCGCGACCTGATAGTGCGCGTCGCAGGCTACAGCGACTACTTCTGCGACCTTTCCCGGGCCCTGCAGGACGAGATAATCGCCAGGACCGAACACGACTCGTTCTGA
- a CDS encoding DUF6259 domain-containing protein codes for MAWYNREAIDFELDPGSGAIARFAVNERPLLAKPAVEGETPLLEVVLVMGERKIRVRPHTVHVRPHHGSMNGACGMRAAEVEFVQCAEVQELPGARQDVPEVDLEEAAERSAQLYQVTGRCLLDIEDDGTFIWRLSLENKTGLPVHEILFPCLGPVRLPGTADLLYPHHAGEKIRDVPASLASERYLRFWRAQSVPTPCGYAREINYCGLASMTWMDLTDGVIGLYAASYDPSFPVTGLRVETGGPEDPWVTLGFRKYVDVEPGGLHETGPVVWRVHSGDWHEAAREYRRWFDGLVEQREQPEDLRREVVITTHYQFRRYEGIAHRFEDIPRLFDRDKSEFQSRHFFIASWNHLGFDSHYPDYNPDLELGTPLKLYEGVRYVRDSGGFATFYINSRIMDRHSEYLPSLGQRWLLRNERGEPISETYGPAEAVVLCPSCSEWRSYLEEFAVWMCQAYGARGIYFDQLGSAMPLPCYASHAHSPVRGSWGFNAAYVDLIERTTGRLRALRPDAFLMIENCGDIYSSRVFANVAWNGERYDEFFNLYKFTFPEHILINMVNPRNVKDPALQEEMFYRDLDRAFVLGSVFWIEPDHFDDRVTDDELRSRMVGSLKRAIRVREATAPYLAHAVFMDDLELEVPAGLKATRWESAGKNAGGLLLVVNRERLSDLVITLSRDAWTSGGDSGYGRPGGGGRLEVAEPVTPPFGTRPETRRADAEGTDAAGSEVWRLDSETCEWRRDSARVVGDARLFSIPSAEYSVFRWGFDGKEEA; via the coding sequence ATGGCTTGGTACAACAGGGAAGCGATTGACTTTGAGCTGGACCCAGGTTCCGGAGCCATCGCGCGCTTCGCGGTAAACGAGCGGCCGCTGTTAGCAAAGCCGGCTGTCGAGGGTGAGACGCCGCTACTCGAAGTCGTGCTCGTGATGGGCGAGCGAAAGATTCGAGTCCGGCCGCACACGGTTCACGTAAGACCACATCATGGGTCTATGAACGGGGCGTGTGGCATGCGCGCGGCTGAAGTGGAGTTTGTGCAGTGTGCCGAGGTTCAAGAGCTTCCAGGTGCTCGCCAAGATGTTCCCGAGGTTGACCTCGAGGAGGCGGCCGAGCGAAGCGCGCAGCTCTACCAGGTGACCGGACGCTGCCTCTTGGACATCGAAGACGATGGGACCTTCATATGGCGTTTATCACTCGAGAACAAGACCGGTCTCCCGGTGCATGAGATCCTCTTCCCTTGCCTCGGCCCCGTGCGACTGCCCGGGACGGCGGACCTGCTCTATCCCCACCACGCAGGCGAGAAGATCCGTGACGTTCCCGCGAGCCTCGCGAGCGAGCGATACTTGAGGTTCTGGCGGGCACAGAGTGTCCCGACTCCGTGCGGGTACGCCCGGGAGATCAATTACTGCGGCCTTGCCTCCATGACATGGATGGACCTCACCGACGGTGTGATAGGGCTGTATGCAGCTTCGTATGACCCTTCCTTTCCCGTCACCGGGCTCCGCGTGGAGACGGGAGGGCCGGAGGACCCATGGGTTACCCTGGGTTTTCGGAAGTACGTGGATGTCGAGCCCGGGGGTCTACACGAGACGGGCCCTGTGGTCTGGCGGGTTCACTCTGGCGACTGGCATGAGGCCGCGAGAGAGTACCGACGCTGGTTCGACGGGCTGGTTGAACAGCGGGAACAGCCGGAGGACCTCCGGAGGGAGGTTGTGATCACGACCCATTACCAGTTCCGGCGGTACGAAGGGATAGCGCACCGCTTCGAGGACATCCCGCGCCTCTTCGACCGAGACAAGAGCGAGTTTCAGAGCCGCCACTTCTTCATTGCGAGCTGGAATCACCTTGGGTTTGATAGTCACTATCCCGACTACAATCCCGATCTCGAGCTCGGCACGCCGTTGAAGCTATACGAAGGGGTCAGGTACGTTCGGGATTCAGGCGGGTTCGCCACATTCTACATCAACAGCCGGATAATGGATCGCCACTCTGAGTACTTGCCTTCGCTGGGACAACGCTGGCTCCTGCGAAACGAAAGAGGAGAGCCGATCTCCGAGACATACGGCCCCGCGGAGGCCGTGGTATTGTGCCCGTCGTGCTCCGAGTGGCGCTCGTACTTGGAGGAGTTCGCGGTCTGGATGTGTCAGGCTTACGGGGCTAGGGGCATCTACTTCGACCAGCTGGGTTCCGCTATGCCTTTGCCGTGTTACGCGTCTCACGCCCACAGTCCCGTGCGAGGCTCCTGGGGATTCAACGCGGCCTATGTCGACCTGATCGAACGGACGACTGGAAGGTTGCGGGCGCTTCGCCCCGACGCGTTCCTGATGATCGAGAACTGCGGCGACATCTACAGCAGTCGCGTGTTCGCCAACGTTGCTTGGAACGGCGAACGATACGACGAGTTCTTCAATCTGTACAAGTTCACGTTCCCAGAGCACATTCTCATCAACATGGTCAATCCGCGGAACGTGAAAGACCCCGCCCTGCAAGAGGAGATGTTCTACCGAGATCTGGACCGCGCCTTCGTTCTGGGCAGCGTCTTCTGGATCGAACCGGACCACTTCGATGACAGGGTTACCGATGACGAGCTTCGCTCGCGCATGGTTGGCTCCCTGAAGCGAGCGATCCGCGTGAGAGAAGCCACGGCGCCCTATCTGGCACACGCGGTGTTCATGGACGATCTGGAGCTGGAGGTGCCGGCGGGCCTCAAGGCGACTCGCTGGGAGAGTGCGGGGAAGAACGCCGGCGGTCTCCTCCTGGTGGTGAACCGTGAGAGACTATCTGACCTCGTCATCACTCTCTCGCGAGACGCCTGGACATCGGGTGGCGATTCGGGCTACGGCCGGCCTGGGGGCGGGGGTCGGCTCGAGGTAGCCGAACCGGTGACACCGCCGTTTGGCACCCGGCCCGAGACGCGGCGCGCGGACGCGGAGGGAACGGACGCGGCGGGATCAGAGGTGTGGCGACTCGACTCGGAGACTTGCGAATGGCGGCGGGATTCTGCGCGCGTGGTCGGCGACGCGCGCCTCTTCTCGATTCCGTCAGCGGAGTATTCGGTGTTCCGTTGGGGATTCGACGGAAAGGAGGAAGCCTGA
- a CDS encoding ABC transporter ATP-binding protein, protein MLEVKGVECFYGSINVLRGVSFHVDTGEIVALIGANGAGKTTTLRAISGLVRVAKGDVVYEGRSIANQPPHAIVSQGIVHVPEGRQVFQELSVEDNLVLGAYTAKHAADRLEALEQVYERFPRLRERRRQMAGTLSGGEQQMLAIGRALMSRPKLLLLDEPSMGLAPILVREVFSIIEEISRGGATILLVEQNARMALSLADRAYVLRTGTIVLSGSGREVAANPEVREAYLAD, encoded by the coding sequence ATGCTGGAGGTCAAGGGGGTTGAATGCTTCTACGGCAGCATAAACGTCCTCAGGGGCGTCAGCTTCCACGTTGACACGGGGGAGATCGTGGCCCTCATCGGTGCCAACGGCGCTGGCAAGACCACAACCCTGCGCGCCATATCCGGCTTGGTCCGCGTAGCCAAGGGTGACGTGGTGTACGAGGGTCGGAGCATAGCGAACCAGCCCCCTCACGCCATCGTGTCGCAAGGCATCGTTCACGTGCCCGAAGGTCGTCAGGTGTTCCAGGAACTATCCGTGGAGGACAACCTCGTCCTTGGAGCCTACACTGCCAAGCACGCGGCTGACCGGCTCGAGGCGCTCGAACAGGTGTACGAGCGTTTCCCAAGGTTGAGAGAGCGAAGGAGGCAGATGGCCGGGACGCTGTCCGGCGGGGAACAGCAAATGCTTGCGATAGGGCGCGCCCTCATGTCCCGCCCCAAGCTCCTGCTCCTCGACGAACCTTCCATGGGACTCGCCCCCATACTGGTCAGGGAGGTCTTCTCCATCATCGAGGAGATAAGCAGGGGAGGCGCCACTATACTGCTGGTCGAGCAGAACGCGCGAATGGCCTTGAGCCTTGCTGACAGGGCGTACGTCCTCCGGACGGGGACGATAGTGCTCTCCGGCAGCGGACGCGAGGTGGCGGCCAACCCTGAGGTGCGAGAGGCCTACCTCGCGGACTGA